A stretch of the Saccharolobus caldissimus genome encodes the following:
- a CDS encoding N-glycosylase/DNA lyase — MLRNLILNQKLRAKVLERIEEFKLNNSANEEVWFRELVLCILTANSSFLSAFKALNCLGELIYYADETIISKNLRSCNYRFYNLKAKYIVEARKMIYGKLKDKIKPIADQDPFLAREKLLKIKGLGMKESSHFLRNVGYFDLAIIDRHVINFLKEIGALGEKRIRSLSKSQYIVLENILKSIASNFNIKVGVFDLFIWYKETNTIVK, encoded by the coding sequence GTGCTAAGAAATCTAATTCTAAACCAAAAACTAAGAGCAAAAGTCCTAGAAAGAATTGAGGAATTTAAGTTAAATAATTCCGCAAATGAGGAAGTATGGTTTAGAGAACTTGTGCTTTGCATACTGACTGCTAATTCTTCTTTTTTATCCGCATTTAAAGCCTTAAATTGCTTAGGAGAACTTATATATTATGCAGACGAAACTATTATCAGCAAAAATTTAAGATCTTGCAATTATAGATTTTATAACTTAAAAGCAAAATATATAGTTGAAGCAAGAAAAATGATTTATGGAAAATTAAAAGATAAAATTAAACCAATAGCTGACCAAGATCCCTTTCTTGCTAGAGAAAAATTACTTAAGATTAAGGGATTAGGGATGAAAGAATCGAGCCATTTCCTTAGAAATGTGGGATATTTCGATTTAGCAATAATCGATAGGCATGTGATAAATTTTTTAAAAGAAATAGGGGCTTTAGGAGAAAAAAGAATTAGAAGTTTATCGAAAAGTCAATATATAGTTTTAGAAAATATTCTAAAAAGTATAGCTTCAAATTTTAATATAAAGGTTGGTGTATTTGATCTGTTTATATGGTATAAAGAAACCAATACTATAGTTAAGTAA
- a CDS encoding NAD(P)-dependent oxidoreductase translates to METIQGVDSISKLKYKILITDPVDQYMIKTLQEYGLIVDYKPEISREELLKVISDYQILIVRSRTKVDKEIIEKGINLKVIARAGIGLDNIDTEEAERRNIKIVYAPGASTDSAAELTIGLMIAAARRLYESMNLAKGGIFKKIEGIELAGKTIGIIGFGRIGSKVAKVCKALDMNVIAYDIIDISEKASKLGVNVANSIEELLSNSDIISFHVTVGKDAKPILDENKFKYIKNNTIIINTSRAVVIDGKALLKYINMKNLIYATDVFWHEPPKEEWELALLRHERVIVTTHIGAQTKEAQHRVAVMTTNNLISVLKEMGVIS, encoded by the coding sequence ATGGAAACTATCCAAGGTGTAGACTCTATAAGTAAATTGAAATATAAAATATTAATAACTGATCCAGTAGATCAATACATGATAAAAACTTTACAAGAATATGGCTTAATTGTAGATTATAAGCCTGAAATTTCTAGAGAAGAATTATTAAAAGTCATAAGTGATTATCAAATTCTTATAGTTAGAAGTAGAACAAAAGTCGATAAAGAGATAATAGAGAAGGGGATAAATCTAAAGGTAATAGCTAGGGCAGGTATAGGTTTAGATAATATTGACACTGAAGAGGCTGAAAGAAGGAATATTAAAATAGTATACGCCCCAGGAGCATCTACGGATTCAGCAGCTGAATTAACTATAGGTTTAATGATAGCAGCTGCTAGAAGATTGTATGAGTCTATGAATCTTGCAAAGGGCGGAATTTTTAAGAAAATTGAAGGTATAGAGCTAGCAGGTAAAACTATAGGTATAATAGGATTTGGAAGGATAGGAAGTAAGGTAGCTAAGGTATGTAAAGCCTTAGATATGAATGTAATAGCTTATGATATAATTGATATAAGCGAGAAGGCAAGTAAACTAGGGGTAAATGTTGCAAATAGTATAGAAGAGTTATTAAGTAATTCTGATATAATATCATTTCACGTTACTGTAGGTAAGGATGCAAAACCTATACTTGATGAGAATAAATTCAAATATATTAAAAATAATACTATCATAATAAATACGAGTAGAGCTGTAGTAATTGATGGTAAAGCCCTACTAAAATACATTAATATGAAAAATTTAATTTATGCAACAGACGTATTTTGGCATGAACCCCCTAAAGAAGAATGGGAGTTAGCATTATTAAGACATGAAAGAGTAATCGTAACTACCCATATAGGTGCTCAAACTAAAGAAGCCCAGCATAGAGTAGCTGTGATGACTACTAATAATTTAATTAGTGTACTGAAAGAAATGGGTGTAATATCTTGA